GCGGCTTTTTTGCTTTTCACCTTATCTTTTCATAAGTTCTTGAAATTTGTTATATTTTCAATGTGAAAAGTAGTAAAAAAAGTAGTAACTTTCTTTTTCTACATAGCCATTACTCGCTCCATTTCTTCCTTTGCTGAAGCTGAAGTAGCGTGAGCGTAGTAATCTAATGTGATTCTTATATTTTTATGTCCCATAATATATTGTAGAGCTTTTGGATTCATACCTTTGTTTGCCATATTCGTGCAAAATGTATGCCGGAAAATATGTGGGGATATTGTCGGTAACTCAATACCATCTGTTTCTTCGTACTTTTCAACAATCTTATCCAACGCACCTCTGTATGATTTTGAATTTCTCGGAACACCTTTATGATTAAAGAAAAGAAAATTTTTGTGTCCTTCAATCTCATACTGTTCAGGTCTTGGTCTTGCTAATATATTTTGTAGAGCTTGATATACTATTCTGCTCATAGGAATTTGTCTGTAACTCATTTGTGTTTTGGGTGGGATAATATTAAACCCACTTTTTTTATTTCCTACAAGTTGATGGTTTACATCTATTAGCTGATTATTGAAATCCAAATCATTAAGTGTAAGTCCACACAATTCAGAAATTCTCAATCCCGTACCCAACAAAACAAGAAAATCGTCATAGAATTTGCAATATCTCTTATGATGCTGTACAAAATCAAGAAAAGCTTTCTCTTGCTCTTTTGATAGAGGTACAGATGGTTCAGTATCATTTTCTATTAGCTCTCTAATATCAAAATGAAAAGGATTTTTTCTTATACAATCATCAACAACCGCTATATAAAATACTGCACTCATTGAACGCTTGTGATTTTTCACGGTGCTATAAGCATAACCATTTTTCCTTAATCGGATGAGCCATTCTTTAGCATCTGACATTTTCACTTTTTCTATTGCCATTCGTCCAAAAGCATCATTTTCAAGTATGTTGCGAAGCTGATTTCTATTAAGTACGGTTGCTTCTTTTACATTGGCATTTTGTTTTATACGCTTATCGTAAAGTTCAAGAACGGTCATTTTACCGCCTTTAGTATCAATACCATCATCGAGATCTTTTCGTATTTGCTTTTCCTTTTCTCTCAGCGATATATCATCACGTTTTCCTGCCGGAGTTTTGTCCGTAGGAACTAATTTCCACGCATAAACAAATTGTGGTTTTCCATATCCATCAACATATTTATAGGCATATCTGCCGTCTTTTCTTTGGCTCTCTCCCGTCTGTAAAATACGGTTTTTATTATCTCTCCGTTTTTCTGACATTCTTAATTCTCCTTTCCCAAACAGAAAGAGCCTTGATATGTCTATAAA
This genomic window from Clostridia bacterium contains:
- a CDS encoding site-specific integrase; protein product: MSEKRRDNKNRILQTGESQRKDGRYAYKYVDGYGKPQFVYAWKLVPTDKTPAGKRDDISLREKEKQIRKDLDDGIDTKGGKMTVLELYDKRIKQNANVKEATVLNRNQLRNILENDAFGRMAIEKVKMSDAKEWLIRLRKNGYAYSTVKNHKRSMSAVFYIAVVDDCIRKNPFHFDIRELIENDTEPSVPLSKEQEKAFLDFVQHHKRYCKFYDDFLVLLGTGLRISELCGLTLNDLDFNNQLIDVNHQLVGNKKSGFNIIPPKTQMSYRQIPMSRIVYQALQNILARPRPEQYEIEGHKNFLFFNHKGVPRNSKSYRGALDKIVEKYEETDGIELPTISPHIFRHTFCTNMANKGMNPKALQYIMGHKNIRITLDYYAHATSASAKEEMERVMAM